In a single window of the Schistocerca americana isolate TAMUIC-IGC-003095 chromosome X, iqSchAmer2.1, whole genome shotgun sequence genome:
- the LOC124555980 gene encoding uncharacterized protein LOC124555980 produces the protein MVNKCCVPGCTGNYRTGKKISVFRFPKDAELRKKWTHAIRRQNFTPSEHSVVCQEHFSQSDLILQSTAVDWKTGRTLALPLEKPRLKEDAVPCFLPNCPSYLSSRQDVQREPPSQRRQRLEADALSKAISESIETASAQRENDSFQDYSEFLKKSENVTLNQQWSKVVKEDCVLFLYLNFEKTPHDIVYLTVCRNLSVKLYVNGVEIVASTLPQKVCSVTEVENVIKQCTDYISGRESDLHMSVIHSLLEALPVKEGKRKVVSFLRSQCALCLQSKAHHKFDPEVLILCSVLFTISPHAYKFLRSSGFVILPHPNTLRKLSGNINVSPSNPNFLSHLKDEIPCLEPHELFVTFMLDEIHIKPYVDYKGGNITGMTLDTAEIATSAHVFMIQSILSPFKTVVHVLPVKKLNAESLFNVVRTLVVGIEAAGFQVVSLVTDNNAINRKCVTYFANPPQASFVYPSPTDAKRPMFFLFDTVHIFKCIRNNWINLKNHRQTFCYPDFDNSDIVRYASFAAVSEVHDLESQKLLKYGYGLSVKALWPSSLERQNVKLVTQIFSDYVESSMAELGPVHNVENWEGTAKFINLIRTWWGIVNVKAPLKGLHHKEEMQKPLTNKAGDIRYNYLDKFLTWLDKWRSLESGNGKLSVETHTALRITTYGLMQVTEYCCKELNMSYILPGKFQTDSLEARFGLYRQLSGCQYHISLRQLLETEKKLRLMTVLELNVHPQEKLRIVEMHSCDESTESSVNDSEYTFNVNISEDDLKNVESELPILTYIAGFCCHSLIRKLQCSDCTDFLILDRSMTTEKQFNLIRQLDRGSLKFPREFPVTVVMYSYLTLQKLLATSSFLKLLNQRAVAAELIWKIIMAAELLCESSCPQHTVSEICKKIIWTTVNIVLNNFCKKKNDETAVQSLQSSKKRKLQTLCHNLK, from the exons ATGGTGAATAAGTGCTGTGTGCCGGGCTGTACTGGCAACTACCGGACTGGGAAAAAGATATCTGTGTTCAGATTTCCAAAGGATGCTGAATTGAGGAAGAAGTGGACACATGCTATTCGACGGCAGAACTTTACTCCCTCTGAACATTCAGTG GTTTGTCAAGAACACTTCAGTCAGAGTGACCTGATTCTTCAAAGCACAGCAGTTGACTGGAAAACAGGGCGAACTTTGGCATTGCCTCTAGAAAAACCAAGACTGAAAGAAGATGCAGTGCCATGTTTCCTTCCAAACTGTCCCAGTTATTTAAGCTCAAGACAAGATGTTCAACGAGAGCCCCCAAGTCAAAGAAGACAACGGCTAGAAGCAGATGCCTTAAGTAAAGCTATATCAGAAAGTATAGAAACAGCTTCTGCACAAAGGGAAAATGACAGTTTTCAAGATTACAgtgaatttttgaaaaaaagtgagaATGTTACATTAAATCAACAGTGGAGTAAAGTTGTGAAAGAAGACTGTGTATTGTTCCTCTACCTCAACTTTGAGAAAACTCCACATGATATTGTATATTTAACAGTTTGTAGAAACCTCAGTGTTaaattgtatgtaaatggtgttgaGATTGTTGCCAGCACACTTCCACAGAAAGTTTGCAGTGTAACTGAAGTAGAAAATGTGATTAAGCAGTGTACAGACTATATTAGTGGCAGGGAAAGTGATTTACACATGTCAGTTATTCACTCCCTTCTTGAAGCATTGCCAGTGAAAGAAGGTAAGAGGAAGGTTGTTTCATTCTTGAGGTCACAATGTGCATTATGTCTTCAATCCAAGGCACACCATAAATTTGATCCAGAGGTTTTGATTCTTTGTTCTGTGTTGTTTACAATTTCTCCACATGCTTACAAGTTTTTGCGATCATCTGGTTTTGTCATTCTACCACATCCAAACACATTAAGGAAGCTTAGTGGTAATATAAACGTGAGCCCGAGTAACCCAAATTTTTTAAGTCATTTGAAAGATGAAATTCCATGTTTGGAACCACATGAACTGTTTGTTACCTTTATGCTAGATGAGATCCACATAAAACCATATGTAGATTATAAAGGGGGGAATATTACTGGAATGACTTTGGATACTGCTGAAATAGCAACCAGTGCACATGTATTCATGATTCAGAGTATTCTTTCTCCTTTCAAAACTGTTGTACATGTATTGCCTGTGAAAAAACTGAATGCAGAGAGCTTGTTTAATGTAGTAAGAACTTTAGTAGTAGGTATAGAAGCAGCTGGCTTTCAGGTTGTTTCACTTGTTACAGATAATAATGCCATTAACAGAAAATGTGTTACATACTTTGCAAATCCACCACAAGCCAGTTTTGTATACCCATCTCCGACAGATGCTAAAAGACCAATGTTTTTTCTGTTTGACACTGTCCATATTTTTAAGTGCATAAGGAACAACTGGATAAATCTGAAGAACCACAGGCAAACATTTTGTTATCCAGATTTTGATAATTCTGATATTGTTAGGTATGCATCTTTTGCTGCAGTTAGTGAAGTACATGATTTAGAAAGCCAAAAACTGTTAAAATATGGTTACGGGTTGTCTGTGAAAGCCTTGTGGCCTTCATCTTTAGAAAGGCAAAATGTTAAGCTGGTGActcaaatattcagtgattatgTAGAAAGTAGCATGGCTGAGTTGGGGCCAGTTCATAATGTAGAAAACTGGGAAGGTACTGCTAAATTTATAAATCTTATTAGGACTTGGTGGGGGATTGTCAATGTTAAAGCACCTCTGAAGGGACTTCACCATAAGGAAGAAATGCAGAAGCCTCTGACTAATAAAGCAGGAGACATTCGTTACAATTATCTTGATAAATTTCTCACTTGGTTAGATAAATGGAGAAGTTTAGAGTCGGGGAATGGTAAATTGTctgtggaaacacacacagcacttcgaATCACAACATATGGCTTAATGCAAGTAACTGAATACTGTTGCAAGGAACTAAACATGTCATATATTCTGCCAGGTAAGTTCCAGACTGATTCTCTGGAAGCAAGGTTTGGTCTATATAGACAGTTATCAGGATGTCAGTATCATATCTCACTTAGGCAGTtgttagaaactgaaaaaaagttaaGACTCATGACTGTTTTAGAACTCAATGTTCACCCCCAAGAGAAGCTGAGAAttgtagagatgcatagttgtGATGAAAGTACAGAGAGCAGTGTGAATGACAGTGAATATACCTTTAATGTCAATATCAGTGAAGATGATTTAAAAAATGTTGAATCTGAACTCCCAATTTTAACTTacattgctggtttctgttgcCACTCATTGATTAGGAAACTTCAGTGCAGTGACTGCACAGATTTTTTGATACTGGATAGGTCAATGACAACTGAGAAACAGTTTAATTTAATTAGACAATTGGACAGAGGAAGTTTGAAATTCCCACGTgaatttcctgtgacagtagtcatgtACAGTTACTTGACTCTACAAAAGTTGTTggcaacatcatcattcctgaagctGCTGAATCAAAGAGCAGTAGCAGCTGAACTAATTTGGAAAATAATTATGGCTGCTGAACTGTTGTGTGAAAGTTCTTGTCCTCAGCACACTGTATCAGAAATATGTAAGAAAATTATATGGACCACTGTAAATATAGTactaaataatttttgtaaaaagaaaaatgaTGAAACTGCTGTGCAGTCCCTCCAAAGTTCTAAGAAGAGGAAACTTCAAACACTATGTCACAatttgaaataa